A single window of uncultured Pseudodesulfovibrio sp. DNA harbors:
- a CDS encoding helix-turn-helix transcriptional regulator, with protein sequence MDDLTKRLGGRIRKLRKGRGQTQEQLAQEAGISDKYLSEVERGVSKVSVEVLDKVASGLNVELRDLLVLDLDENRKQTEDSLIRLIKGASDEQLVTLQRVVRAILV encoded by the coding sequence ATGGACGACCTCACAAAACGTTTGGGTGGAAGGATAAGGAAGCTGCGGAAAGGGCGTGGGCAGACCCAAGAGCAGTTGGCCCAGGAAGCCGGTATCAGCGACAAATACTTGAGCGAAGTTGAGCGCGGAGTGAGCAAGGTTTCCGTCGAGGTGCTCGACAAGGTGGCGTCTGGTCTTAACGTCGAGCTTCGTGATTTGCTCGTCCTCGATCTGGATGAAAATCGCAAGCAGACGGAAGACTCTCTTATTCGACTCATCAAAGGTGCCAGTGATGAACAGCTTGTGACGCTCCAGCGTGTTGTTCGGGCCATCCTGGTGTAG
- a CDS encoding DUF6573 family protein, with the protein MSTKIFHHPQWCTKPLANTTTPGITFAVTVRLIADIFMIVFGFQKLRSILMDNQNHNIIFSYTRAQALADGVLINVTAQASGTGFLVPVAISDHLYNGYIVPPAGLDGEGQSIEGRLHDVLMMTRYAAKDRWDGSRVYFEVLFQMEGGPRFEKVQCVAIIGPGDEGEAVMTICLPEDE; encoded by the coding sequence GTGTCAACTAAAATATTTCACCATCCTCAATGGTGCACAAAACCTCTTGCCAACACCACCACTCCAGGCATCACCTTTGCCGTGACCGTCCGCCTCATCGCGGATATTTTTATGATTGTGTTTGGATTTCAAAAGCTAAGGAGCATCCTCATGGACAATCAAAATCACAACATCATTTTTTCATACACCCGCGCCCAGGCCCTAGCTGACGGCGTACTCATCAACGTGACTGCCCAAGCCAGTGGAACCGGCTTCCTTGTGCCTGTTGCAATCTCTGATCATCTCTACAATGGATACATCGTGCCACCTGCCGGACTCGACGGCGAGGGCCAAAGCATCGAAGGCCGTCTGCATGACGTGCTCATGATGACGCGCTATGCAGCTAAAGATCGGTGGGATGGATCGCGAGTCTACTTCGAGGTGCTCTTTCAAATGGAGGGAGGGCCACGCTTCGAGAAGGTGCAGTGCGTGGCGATTATCGGCCCTGGCGACGAAGGCGAGGCCGTGATGACAATCTGTCTGCCAGAAGATGAATAG